The following proteins are co-located in the Plasmodium brasilianum strain Bolivian I chromosome 11, whole genome shotgun sequence genome:
- a CDS encoding hypothetical protein (conserved Plasmodium protein) yields MENKLKCSGPNVHEKSDVADSKDTIPILEEKNASNSSLSSYISSATGYMSDFFSSFLNVNEKDGEKKKDDDDDEEEKGSCRKKKSALEAMKEGSKNIFTMKTMLMLSLLFFVATIFYLYREGHFNALKTLVPAGFLAGHGAHHVCTCKHKAAQAVGNAAKAVGGCACQRAKQMAEAAARAAANASNNAAVGAEAVRAGVGAEAVSGVAAVRAL; encoded by the exons atggaaaataaattaaaatgttcTGGACCTAATGTACATGAGAAATCTGATGTTGCAGATAGTAAAGATACTATTCCAATATTGgaggaaaaaaatgcatCAAATTCATCCTTATCCTCATATATTTCTAGTGCTACTGGGTATATGTCAGATTTTTTTAGTAGctttttaaatgttaatgaaaaagatggagaaaaaaaaaaagatgatgatgatgatgaagaagaaaaaggtaGTTGCCGTAAGAAGAAATCAGCATTAGAAGCTATGAAGGAAGGTTCTAAAAATATCTTTACTATGAAAACGATGCTTATGTTGTCACTATTGTTTTTCGTTGcaactatattttatttgtacagAGAAGGCCATTTTAATGCATTa AAAACCCTAGTTCCTGCGGGATTTCTAGCTGGACATGGTGCACACcatgtatgtacatgcaaACATAAAGCAGCACAAGCTGTGGGTAATGCTGCAAAAGCAGTTGGGGGATGCGCGTGCCAAAGAGCTAAACAAATGGCAGAAGCAGCGGCTAGAGCGGCTGCTAACGCATCAAATAATGCGGCAGTTGGAGCGGAAGCTGTTAGAGCTGGTGTTGGAGCGGAAGCTGTTTCAGGTGTTGCAGCGGTACGTgcattataa
- a CDS encoding U2 small nuclear ribonucleoprotein A', producing MRITVDMINEAYQSKNPVNENTISLRGYKISVIENLGVTKDYFECIDLSDNEIIKLNNIPCLQRLKTLILCNNKIARIDSDIFENIPNLNSLILTNNKIEKLTDLNSLFKAKNLTRLSLLENSVSKLENYREYLIYNLPSLKYLDFKKIKMKDREAATEVMKNFNPHRKENIQPS from the exons atgcGAATAACAGTAGATATGATAAACGAGGCATATCAATCAAAAAACCCAGTTAATGAAAACACTATATCTTTAAGAg GATACAAAATAAGTGTAATTGAAAATTTAGGAGTAACTAAAGATTATTTTGAATGTATTGATTTGAGtgataatgaaataattaaattaaataatattccaTGTCTGCAAAGGTTGaaaacattaatattatGCAACAATAAAATAGCTAGAATTGATAGtgatatatttgaaaatataccTAATTTAAATTCGTTAATTTTAACCAACAATAAG ATAGAAAAATTAACTGATCTTAACTCACTTTTTAAAGCCAAAAATTTAACGAGACTTAGCTTACTAGAAAATTCTGTATCAAA ATTAGAAAACTACCGAGagtatttaatttataatttaccaTCTTTGAAATACTtagattttaaaaaaataaaaatgaaggatCGAGAAGCAGCAACAGaagtaatgaaaaatttcaATCCACATAGAAAAG aAAATATTCAACCGAGTTAA